In Ectothiorhodosinus mongolicus, one DNA window encodes the following:
- a CDS encoding response regulator transcription factor encodes MQVSRHILLIEDDLNLSEEIRECLEFQGFELTHSETIADAEEQLKCHEFGILLVDLTLPDGDGLSLIQKQRSEGDPSVVIIAVTARSAVEDRIECVNEGVDAFLCKPLDLRELGAVVKRQLDRVESISRASHEPTQWTLDAVKSALNTPSGVPIVLGCSEYLLVEALLEARGRPVTREDLAGRIYPGQDCDNRRIDNLVTRLRQKLQSVGIKDDILRTLRGYGYLFQVSANTQQS; translated from the coding sequence ATGCAAGTTTCTCGCCACATCTTATTAATTGAAGACGATCTCAACCTCAGTGAAGAGATTCGTGAATGTCTGGAATTTCAAGGCTTTGAACTCACTCATTCAGAAACCATCGCAGATGCTGAAGAGCAGCTCAAGTGCCATGAGTTCGGCATTCTATTGGTGGATCTGACCTTGCCAGATGGAGATGGGCTATCGCTGATCCAAAAGCAGCGCAGCGAAGGAGATCCGAGCGTCGTCATTATTGCCGTGACGGCGCGCTCGGCGGTAGAAGATCGCATTGAGTGTGTTAATGAGGGGGTGGATGCCTTTCTCTGTAAACCGCTCGACTTGCGCGAATTGGGGGCGGTAGTGAAACGCCAGTTGGATCGCGTGGAGAGCATTTCGCGAGCCTCACATGAGCCTACTCAGTGGACCTTGGATGCCGTGAAAAGCGCCCTTAATACGCCGAGCGGCGTACCCATTGTATTGGGTTGTAGCGAGTATTTATTGGTAGAGGCGTTGCTTGAAGCGCGAGGCCGTCCGGTCACGCGTGAGGATCTAGCGGGACGGATTTATCCGGGACAGGACTGCGACAATCGGCGTATTGATAATCTGGTAACGCGGCTAAGGCAGAAACTGCAAAGCGTGGGTATCAAAGACGACATTTTGCGGACCTTAAGAGGCTATGGTTACCTATTTCAGGTCTCAGCAAACACTCAACAATCTTAG
- a CDS encoding IclR family transcriptional regulator, which translates to MPPSEARSQSIQVIDRAAELLEVLGRYTQGANLKVLAIEAGLHPSTAYRILTSLHAHDFVVRDEQGAYSLGPAFIKFASRVRSDLDLRSIARPEMDRLLGQVGETVNLTLREGDKVIYVERALPDRMMRVEQLIGSRAPLHVTAVGKILLGDAGEEETRSYARRTGLPSYTVHTINDADTLVRVTKLAQKEGFALDDQEAEIGVGCIGVLIRDSSGNAIAGLSISAPLERRKDDWAALLKGSAARISERLGFH; encoded by the coding sequence ATGCCACCATCCGAGGCCAGATCACAAAGCATTCAGGTGATTGATCGCGCCGCCGAGCTGCTTGAAGTTTTGGGTCGTTATACCCAAGGGGCCAACCTCAAAGTCCTGGCCATTGAAGCCGGGCTGCACCCCTCAACCGCCTATCGCATTCTAACTTCACTGCATGCCCATGATTTCGTGGTCCGCGATGAGCAGGGTGCCTATAGCTTAGGACCGGCGTTCATTAAATTCGCCTCGCGAGTGCGCTCGGATCTGGATCTGCGCAGCATCGCTCGGCCAGAAATGGATCGCTTACTGGGTCAGGTCGGGGAGACGGTCAACTTAACCTTGCGAGAAGGCGATAAAGTCATCTATGTGGAGCGCGCCTTGCCCGATCGCATGATGCGTGTTGAACAACTCATTGGCAGCCGCGCGCCTTTGCACGTCACGGCGGTCGGGAAAATTCTCTTGGGCGATGCGGGTGAAGAAGAGACTAGGTCTTACGCCAGACGCACGGGCTTGCCTTCTTATACCGTGCACACCATTAATGATGCCGACACCTTGGTGCGCGTCACAAAGCTGGCGCAAAAAGAAGGCTTTGCTTTGGATGATCAAGAAGCGGAAATCGGCGTCGGCTGTATTGGGGTCTTGATTCGCGATAGCAGCGGTAATGCCATTGCTGGTCTATCCATCTCCGCGCCCCTTGAGCGCCGCAAAGACGATTGGGCGGCCCTTTTAAAAGGGTCGGCAGCGCGCATCTCTGAGCGCTTAGGATTCCACTAA